A DNA window from Altererythrobacter sp. B11 contains the following coding sequences:
- a CDS encoding GNAT family N-acetyltransferase — MADFRLETDRLVLRDWRDEDWEPFFRHTNTPEVMRWLGGVLDEAGQLAARGRLERYRAEHGHTFWVVQRKDDGGHLAGEVLGFCGLKRANQEGGPAGDFEIGWRLREDAWGKGYAREAAEASLRAAFTQFDAPHVIALTVQRNCNSWGLMERLGMTRRPDLDFASKDFDPEAGMIIVYSLDRQDWLASGAGAKR, encoded by the coding sequence ATGGCTGATTTTCGCCTGGAAACCGATCGCCTCGTGCTGCGCGACTGGCGCGACGAGGATTGGGAACCGTTCTTCCGGCACACCAACACGCCGGAGGTGATGCGCTGGCTTGGCGGCGTGCTGGACGAAGCGGGGCAGCTTGCCGCGAGGGGGAGGCTGGAGCGCTATCGGGCCGAGCATGGCCATACCTTCTGGGTGGTGCAGCGCAAGGACGATGGCGGCCATCTGGCCGGAGAAGTGCTTGGTTTCTGCGGACTTAAGCGGGCCAATCAGGAAGGCGGGCCGGCGGGCGATTTCGAGATCGGCTGGCGGCTGCGCGAAGATGCCTGGGGGAAGGGCTATGCCCGGGAAGCGGCGGAGGCTTCCCTGCGGGCGGCTTTCACCCAATTCGACGCTCCGCACGTGATTGCACTGACGGTACAACGCAACTGCAATAGTTGGGGGTTGATGGAGCGGCTCGGCATGACCCGCCGCCCGGATCTCGACTTCGCGAGCAAGGATTTCGATCCCGAGGCGGGCATGATCATCGTTTATTCGCTCGACCGGCAGGACTGGCTGGCAAGCGGCGCGGGAGCGAAGCGGTGA
- a CDS encoding CarD family transcriptional regulator: MSANAPAFDVGDYVVYPKHGVGRVIELQSEEIAGMKLELYVLRFEKERMTLRVPVNKVETIGMRKLSSDKTLKEAMETLKGKPKVKRTMWSRRAQEYEAKINSGDLVSIAEVTRDLYRPEDQPEQSYSERQIFEAASSRLARELAAMEKTDEPAALVKILDVLKTHAPQYYENTEDA, translated from the coding sequence ATGTCTGCGAATGCGCCCGCCTTCGACGTCGGTGATTATGTGGTTTATCCCAAGCACGGGGTAGGCCGGGTGATTGAGCTGCAGAGCGAGGAAATCGCCGGCATGAAGCTCGAACTTTACGTGCTGCGCTTCGAAAAAGAGCGGATGACGCTCCGCGTTCCGGTCAACAAGGTCGAAACGATCGGCATGCGCAAGCTTTCCAGCGACAAGACGCTGAAGGAAGCCATGGAAACGCTGAAGGGCAAGCCCAAGGTGAAGCGCACCATGTGGTCGCGTCGTGCGCAGGAGTACGAAGCCAAGATTAATTCCGGCGATCTCGTCTCCATCGCCGAGGTTACTCGCGATCTGTATCGCCCCGAGGACCAGCCGGAGCAGAGCTATTCCGAGCGGCAGATCTTCGAAGCCGCTTCCAGCCGTCTCGCCCGCGAGCTGGCGGCGATGGAGAAGACCGACGAGCCGGCCGCGCTGGTCAAGATCCTCGACGTGTTGAAGACCCACGCGCCGCAGTATTACGAGAACACCGAAGACGCCTGA
- a CDS encoding head GIN domain-containing protein, whose translation MGFAKLATSAAPLLAFAALGALAGCKGGTTQINGSEGVPLSQLDLSGPAPDTVVLAGPDNVIIEEGAKFDVKVASGAGASSHLRFTLDDGTLGIMRDETSFPGSDPATVHVTMPAPRSLTAAGSGTIRSAALTGAAEVVIGGSGTIETPSVAADALEVTIAGSGTYVAGGAAKTLELSIGGSGSARMDGLKVESAQVNMAGSGSAGFTSDGTVNASILGSGDVTVHGKARCTVDAVGSGTLTCDGGTKGSE comes from the coding sequence ATGGGCTTCGCAAAACTCGCCACATCCGCCGCTCCGCTGCTGGCCTTCGCTGCGCTGGGCGCGCTCGCCGGCTGCAAGGGCGGCACAACGCAGATCAACGGGTCGGAGGGCGTGCCGCTCTCGCAACTGGACCTGTCCGGCCCCGCTCCCGATACCGTGGTTCTCGCAGGGCCCGACAATGTGATTATCGAAGAGGGTGCGAAATTCGACGTCAAGGTGGCGAGCGGCGCGGGCGCATCCTCCCACCTCCGTTTCACGCTTGACGACGGCACACTTGGAATCATGCGGGACGAAACCAGTTTCCCCGGCAGCGACCCCGCCACTGTCCATGTGACGATGCCGGCACCACGCAGCCTGACCGCGGCCGGAAGCGGGACGATCCGCAGCGCGGCACTGACCGGCGCGGCTGAGGTGGTAATCGGCGGCTCCGGCACGATCGAAACTCCCTCCGTCGCAGCCGACGCGCTGGAGGTGACGATCGCCGGTTCCGGCACCTATGTCGCGGGAGGTGCGGCCAAGACTCTCGAACTCTCCATCGGCGGAAGCGGAAGCGCGCGCATGGACGGACTCAAGGTGGAATCGGCCCAGGTCAACATGGCCGGATCCGGCAGTGCAGGCTTCACATCCGACGGAACAGTCAACGCCAGCATCCTCGGTTCCGGTGACGTGACGGTGCACGGCAAGGCGCGCTGTACGGTAGATGCGGTGGGATCGGGTACGCTAACTTGCGACGGCGGAACCAAGGGCAGCGAATGA
- a CDS encoding gamma carbonic anhydrase family protein yields the protein MNERFPWATILPFEGKVPRIHESAFVAPGARIIGDVTIGPEASVWYNCVLRGDIHRIEIGARSNVQDGSVFHVEGPRPDTEGCPTIVGEDCVIGHMAVVHGATLEDRAFVGMGAVAMDACRIDAGAMLGAGALLSPGKSIPEREIWVGRPAKFLKRQSEEQVEKIRFQSARYCELARRHLAALNGTAEA from the coding sequence GTGAACGAGCGGTTCCCCTGGGCCACCATCCTGCCCTTCGAAGGCAAGGTGCCGCGGATTCACGAGAGCGCCTTCGTGGCGCCCGGCGCGCGGATCATCGGCGATGTCACGATCGGGCCCGAGGCGAGCGTCTGGTACAATTGCGTGCTGCGCGGTGACATCCACCGGATCGAGATCGGGGCACGGTCCAATGTGCAGGACGGCAGCGTATTCCATGTCGAAGGGCCGCGGCCGGATACCGAGGGCTGCCCCACCATCGTGGGCGAGGATTGCGTGATCGGCCATATGGCGGTGGTGCATGGCGCCACGCTGGAGGATCGCGCCTTCGTGGGCATGGGGGCGGTGGCGATGGACGCATGCCGCATCGACGCCGGCGCCATGCTGGGCGCGGGGGCGCTGCTGAGTCCGGGCAAGAGCATTCCGGAGCGCGAGATCTGGGTTGGCCGCCCGGCGAAGTTCCTCAAGCGGCAGAGCGAGGAGCAGGTGGAGAAGATCCGGTTCCAGTCCGCCCGCTATTGCGAGCTGGCCCGGCGCCACCTTGCCGCGCTGAATGGCACGGCCGAAGCCTGA
- a CDS encoding M23 family metallopeptidase has protein sequence MFNDRISYAGELAGAVTVPPAQLAHAQILPEAPRRIARINSFAERYDEWRHRLSLHIARFELAPDLAQDIGSARWFGGAATLLALSAVALAAWPDFSPVAAAPAMEIDGPARDEFRSQMIMPLALGADSGRHMGATRAVIPLRSAPERPRLDRVATLSAGDSFARMLQRSGVGTAEAGRVAEMVAGAIPLSDLKPGTQVDITLGRRSAADQPRPVEALSFRARFDLELAVERRGGQLALDPHPIKVDTTPLRIRGKVGPSLYRSARAAGAPPRAVQQYLRALGEAVDLDSAIGAQDEFDIIVDYKRAATGEVEAGNLLYAGLLRGGKPRQQLMRWGKDGRFYEASGVGEQRSGLVAPVPGGITSSYGLRKHPILGYKRMHAGIDFRAAYGTPIHAVSDGTVQFAGRHGGHGNFVKISHGNGLGTGYAHMSRIAVKSGAHVSRGQVIGYVGSTGLSTGPHLHYEMYRNGKTVNPGSVSFVTRAQLSGRDLVNFRGELARLQKVEPGAALNRLEPDPDAAEKPQREIDRLDTPQKVG, from the coding sequence TTGTTCAACGACAGGATCAGCTACGCGGGCGAACTGGCCGGAGCGGTAACCGTCCCGCCGGCTCAGCTCGCCCATGCGCAGATCCTGCCGGAGGCGCCGCGGCGGATTGCCCGGATCAACAGCTTCGCCGAACGCTATGACGAATGGCGGCACCGGCTTTCGCTCCACATCGCCCGATTCGAACTCGCTCCTGATCTGGCGCAGGACATCGGCTCCGCGCGCTGGTTTGGCGGGGCCGCAACCCTGCTCGCACTGTCCGCTGTCGCGCTCGCTGCCTGGCCGGATTTCAGTCCGGTAGCCGCTGCCCCGGCGATGGAGATCGACGGCCCGGCGCGAGATGAATTCCGCAGTCAGATGATCATGCCCCTGGCGCTGGGGGCTGACAGCGGCCGCCATATGGGCGCGACACGCGCGGTAATCCCCTTGCGCAGCGCTCCGGAACGGCCGCGACTGGATCGCGTGGCCACGCTTTCGGCAGGGGACAGCTTCGCCCGCATGCTGCAACGGTCTGGGGTGGGCACGGCGGAGGCTGGGCGCGTGGCAGAGATGGTCGCCGGTGCGATCCCGCTGTCGGACCTCAAGCCCGGAACGCAGGTGGACATCACTCTGGGCCGGCGGTCCGCAGCCGACCAGCCCCGCCCGGTTGAGGCGCTATCGTTCCGCGCCCGTTTCGATCTTGAACTCGCCGTGGAGCGGCGTGGCGGCCAGCTGGCGCTCGATCCGCACCCGATCAAGGTGGATACGACCCCGCTCCGCATCCGGGGCAAGGTCGGTCCCAGCCTATACCGTTCGGCGCGCGCCGCCGGCGCTCCGCCGCGCGCGGTGCAGCAATATCTTCGCGCATTGGGCGAAGCCGTCGATCTCGACAGCGCCATTGGCGCGCAGGACGAATTCGACATCATCGTGGACTATAAGCGCGCCGCGACGGGCGAAGTGGAAGCGGGCAATCTGCTCTATGCCGGGCTGCTCCGCGGCGGAAAGCCCCGCCAGCAGCTGATGCGCTGGGGCAAGGATGGGCGCTTCTATGAAGCGTCTGGCGTGGGGGAGCAGCGCAGCGGGCTCGTCGCCCCCGTGCCGGGCGGCATCACCTCAAGCTACGGCCTGCGCAAGCATCCCATCCTGGGCTACAAGCGGATGCATGCGGGGATCGATTTCCGCGCCGCCTATGGCACGCCGATCCATGCGGTGAGCGATGGCACCGTGCAATTTGCCGGCCGTCACGGCGGGCACGGCAATTTCGTGAAGATCAGCCACGGCAATGGTCTTGGCACCGGCTATGCGCATATGAGCCGCATCGCGGTGAAAAGCGGCGCCCATGTCTCGCGCGGTCAGGTAATCGGATATGTCGGCTCCACCGGCCTCTCGACCGGGCCGCACCTCCATTACGAGATGTATCGCAACGGCAAGACCGTGAATCCGGGAAGCGTCAGCTTCGTCACGCGGGCGCAGCTTTCCGGGCGCGATCTCGTCAATTTCCGGGGCGAACTCGCCCGGCTGCAGAAGGTGGAACCGGGCGCCGCGCTGAACAGGCTGGAGCCAGATCCCGATGCGGCCGAGAAGCCGCAACGCGAGATCGACCGGCTGGACACCCCCCAGAAGGTCGGCTGA
- the fdxA gene encoding ferredoxin FdxA, translated as MTYVVTDACIRCKYTDCVEVCPVDCFYEGENMLVINPSECIDCGVCEPECPAEAILPDTEGGLEQWLELNAKYSAEWPNITEKKDQPDDAEEHKGEDGKFDKYFSPEPGEGD; from the coding sequence ATGACCTATGTCGTCACCGACGCATGCATTCGATGCAAATATACCGACTGCGTCGAGGTTTGCCCCGTCGATTGTTTCTACGAGGGCGAGAACATGCTGGTCATCAACCCTTCCGAATGTATCGACTGCGGCGTGTGCGAGCCGGAGTGCCCCGCCGAAGCCATCCTGCCGGATACCGAAGGCGGCCTGGAGCAGTGGCTGGAGCTGAACGCCAAATATTCGGCCGAGTGGCCCAACATCACCGAGAAGAAGGACCAGCCGGACGACGCCGAGGAGCATAAGGGCGAGGACGGGAAGTTCGACAAGTACTTCTCGCCCGAGCCCGGCGAAGGCGACTGA
- a CDS encoding RNA-binding S4 domain-containing protein, translated as MRIDRLLFFLRFAKTRALAQALLGRGHVRLNGERVIRLDRMVGVGDVLTLPLGAAVRVIEILALPQRRGPASEAQGCYRALDAGRPMAIAGATNDLVAGGPAQGEEGKAQQ; from the coding sequence ATGCGGATCGACCGCCTGCTGTTCTTCCTCCGCTTTGCAAAGACGCGCGCGCTGGCGCAGGCCCTCCTTGGACGAGGCCATGTTCGCCTGAACGGAGAAAGGGTCATCCGGCTCGACCGCATGGTGGGAGTGGGTGATGTGCTGACACTGCCACTGGGCGCAGCAGTGCGGGTGATAGAAATCCTTGCTTTGCCGCAGCGGCGTGGACCCGCTAGCGAAGCGCAGGGCTGCTATCGCGCGCTTGACGCCGGGCGTCCTATGGCCATAGCAGGCGCCACGAATGACCTTGTCGCCGGCGGACCGGCTCAGGGGGAAGAAGGGAAAGCGCAACAATGA
- a CDS encoding DUF167 domain-containing protein, with protein sequence MARPKPELPPAEAIRALADGEGRLALRVTPGARQEAVEIAGDRLLVKVRARPQDGEANDAVLALLAAALGLPRSRLELLRGATGREKLVRIG encoded by the coding sequence ATGGCACGGCCGAAGCCTGAACTGCCCCCGGCGGAGGCGATCCGCGCCCTGGCCGATGGCGAGGGGCGGCTGGCGCTGCGCGTCACCCCCGGCGCGCGGCAGGAAGCGGTGGAGATCGCCGGCGACCGGCTGCTGGTGAAGGTCCGCGCAAGGCCGCAGGACGGCGAAGCCAATGACGCGGTGCTGGCGCTGCTCGCCGCTGCGCTGGGGCTGCCCCGTTCGCGGCTGGAGTTGTTGCGCGGCGCAACCGGGCGGGAAAAGCTGGTGCGCATCGGCTGA
- a CDS encoding helicase-related protein, protein MCGHSSGAIGFPLRLLAREVYDKVRAIKGDAATALITGEERIEPPGARYLLCTAEAMPRNGGQAFVALDEAQLAADRERGHIFTDRLLHARGREETMLLGSATLEPVVKALLPGIEVEERPRFSTLTHAGATKLSRLPPRSAVVAFSIEQVYAVAEMLRRFRGGAAVVMGALSPETRNRQVALFQSGEVDYIVATDAIGMGLNLDVTHVAFAALSKFDGQRQRRLTPAEMAQIAGRAGRHQKDGTFGVLAGGRRGEPLEFTEDEIFAIERHRFAPLTRLFWREAEPRFDSLATLIGDLEEKPQEPQLAPAPEAIDLAVLKRLAEDPAFATDVTTPGLVRRLWEACQLPDFRQQGADMHARFVSRLWSELREGYLGADYVAGRIAELDRTQGDIDALQSRIAAIRSWAYICQRPDWVLARDEMAARARAAEARLSDALHQRLTERFVNRRTAVLMKTMGKDAGLLRVALEDDGGVTVEGHRIGHLEGFRFVVDASADQEDRKLMLAAAEKHLPQLLAAKAQALVQDELGDLVIADSAVWRGNQLVARLLPGKQRTAPRIELAKELGALDHAQWARLEEALSRWLEAELSPLAPLAAIERAALDPEAGSEVRALFLTLADRAGTVPREDAGLAQISKEKRPLLRRLGVTIGALDVFMPALLKPAPRRLLQAIGLDRRPLQPGMEAVIPGGRHVPAGYRRAGTQAIRVDLAEKLFRAAHEARAGAGTGGFRVDSALATSMGLLPDNAMRLMRDGGFRPGGVRLLPDGALGPPAPVLWNWRAPRKDRRPPAPGKAPVREGNAFAELARLVR, encoded by the coding sequence ATGTGCGGCCACTCCAGCGGCGCTATCGGCTTCCCGCTGCGCCTGCTGGCGCGGGAGGTGTACGACAAGGTCCGCGCGATCAAGGGTGACGCCGCGACGGCACTTATCACCGGCGAAGAGCGGATCGAACCGCCCGGCGCGCGCTACCTGCTCTGCACGGCGGAGGCCATGCCACGAAATGGCGGACAAGCCTTCGTCGCTCTCGACGAGGCGCAACTCGCGGCAGACCGTGAGCGGGGGCACATCTTCACGGATCGCCTGCTGCACGCCCGCGGCCGGGAAGAGACGATGCTGCTGGGCTCCGCGACGCTGGAGCCAGTTGTGAAGGCGCTACTCCCCGGCATCGAGGTGGAGGAGCGGCCGCGTTTTTCCACCCTTACCCATGCCGGGGCAACGAAGCTTTCCCGCCTGCCCCCGCGATCCGCCGTGGTCGCCTTCTCGATCGAGCAGGTCTACGCCGTGGCAGAGATGCTGCGCCGTTTTCGCGGCGGCGCGGCAGTGGTGATGGGCGCCCTGAGCCCGGAGACGCGCAACCGTCAGGTGGCACTGTTTCAGAGCGGCGAGGTGGACTACATCGTCGCCACCGATGCCATCGGCATGGGCCTCAATCTTGACGTCACTCATGTCGCCTTCGCCGCCCTGTCGAAGTTCGACGGACAGCGGCAGAGGCGGCTGACCCCTGCTGAAATGGCCCAGATCGCCGGCCGCGCCGGCCGCCACCAGAAGGACGGCACCTTCGGCGTGCTGGCCGGCGGCCGCCGGGGCGAGCCGCTGGAGTTCACCGAGGACGAGATCTTCGCCATCGAGCGGCACCGCTTCGCGCCGCTCACCCGCCTCTTCTGGCGGGAAGCGGAGCCGCGCTTCGACAGCCTGGCCACGCTGATCGGCGATCTCGAGGAAAAGCCGCAGGAGCCGCAACTCGCCCCCGCGCCCGAGGCGATCGACCTCGCAGTGCTCAAGCGGCTGGCGGAGGACCCCGCCTTTGCGACTGACGTCACGACGCCCGGGCTTGTCCGCCGTCTGTGGGAGGCATGCCAACTGCCCGACTTCCGCCAGCAGGGAGCAGACATGCATGCGCGCTTCGTCTCCCGTCTGTGGAGCGAATTGCGCGAAGGCTATCTCGGCGCCGACTATGTGGCCGGGCGGATCGCCGAGCTCGATCGAACGCAGGGTGACATCGATGCGCTGCAGAGCCGCATCGCCGCGATCCGCAGCTGGGCCTATATCTGCCAGCGCCCGGACTGGGTGCTGGCGCGCGATGAGATGGCAGCCCGGGCGCGCGCGGCCGAGGCTCGCCTGTCGGACGCATTGCACCAGCGGCTGACGGAACGTTTCGTCAATCGCCGAACTGCTGTATTGATGAAAACGATGGGGAAAGATGCAGGCTTGCTGCGCGTCGCGCTGGAGGATGATGGCGGGGTGACGGTGGAAGGACACCGGATCGGCCATCTGGAAGGATTCCGCTTCGTGGTGGATGCCAGCGCGGATCAGGAAGATCGCAAGCTGATGCTGGCCGCTGCGGAAAAGCACCTGCCGCAACTGCTGGCGGCCAAGGCGCAGGCACTGGTGCAGGACGAATTGGGCGATCTGGTGATCGCCGATTCCGCAGTCTGGCGCGGCAATCAGCTGGTCGCCCGGCTGCTCCCCGGCAAGCAACGCACCGCTCCGCGCATTGAGCTGGCGAAGGAGCTCGGTGCACTTGATCACGCGCAGTGGGCGCGGCTTGAGGAAGCGCTTTCCCGCTGGCTGGAAGCGGAGCTCAGCCCGCTGGCGCCGCTGGCAGCGATCGAGCGTGCCGCGCTGGATCCGGAAGCTGGATCGGAAGTCCGTGCGCTTTTCCTCACTCTCGCCGATCGCGCCGGCACGGTGCCGCGCGAAGACGCCGGCCTGGCGCAGATTTCCAAGGAGAAACGGCCCCTGCTGCGGCGGCTTGGCGTCACCATTGGCGCGCTGGATGTGTTCATGCCTGCCCTGCTCAAGCCCGCCCCGCGCCGGCTGCTTCAAGCCATCGGCCTCGACCGGCGGCCGCTACAGCCAGGCATGGAAGCGGTTATTCCCGGGGGCCGCCATGTCCCTGCGGGGTATCGCCGCGCAGGGACGCAGGCAATTCGCGTCGATCTGGCGGAAAAGCTGTTCCGCGCCGCGCACGAAGCGCGGGCAGGAGCGGGGACAGGCGGCTTCCGCGTGGATAGCGCCCTTGCCACCTCCATGGGCTTGCTGCCCGACAACGCCATGCGCCTGATGCGCGATGGCGGTTTCCGCCCTGGGGGTGTGCGCTTGCTGCCGGATGGTGCCCTTGGCCCCCCCGCGCCGGTGCTTTGGAACTGGCGCGCACCCCGCAAGGATCGACGGCCACCCGCTCCGGGCAAGGCGCCGGTGCGGGAAGGTAATGCCTTCGCTGAACTGGCGCGGCTCGTCCGGTGA
- a CDS encoding cisplatin damage response ATP-dependent DNA ligase, whose amino-acid sequence MEEFAALVDALVYTRSRNEKLRLIADYLHRTPDPDRGWALAALTGSLDFPAVKSSTIRNLLHERVDPVLWSLSRDFVGDTAETASFLWPEPDPKPAGPAPRVSEAVAALQRMTRASVMSELPRLLDRLDSSGRYALFKLATGGMRVGVSARLAKVAFAERFDVPVEKVEEYWHALEPPFTPLFDWAARGAPAPDTANMPLFRPFMLAHPLEDGTEVDLSDYVAEWKWDGIRVQLVHLGGETRAYSRSGDDITHTFPEMAEALRIPAVLDGELLVRGSHQGGEEGGAASFNALQQRLGRKTVSKAMLAEAPAFVRLYDILLLEGEDLRPLPWADRRAVLETLLPRLPEERFDLSATIAAASWEQLAALREGARDDAIEGLMLKRRDSPYVAGRKTGLWYKWKRDPLLVDCVLMYAQRGNGKRSSFYSDYTFGCWAGDPDEGAELLPVGKAYSGFTDEELKRLDRHVRQNTVNRFGPVRETDRSLVFEVAFDSVHASKRHKSGLAMRFPRIHRIRWDKPAHEADRIETLQALIRD is encoded by the coding sequence ATGGAGGAATTCGCCGCCCTGGTCGATGCGCTGGTCTATACCCGCAGCCGGAACGAGAAGCTGCGGCTGATTGCCGATTATTTGCACCGCACGCCCGACCCCGATCGCGGCTGGGCGCTGGCGGCGCTGACCGGCTCGCTCGATTTCCCGGCGGTGAAATCCTCCACCATCCGCAATCTGCTGCACGAACGGGTCGATCCCGTGCTGTGGTCGCTCAGCCGCGATTTCGTGGGCGATACCGCCGAAACCGCCAGCTTCCTGTGGCCGGAGCCCGATCCCAAGCCCGCCGGCCCCGCCCCCCGCGTGAGCGAGGCGGTGGCGGCGCTGCAGCGGATGACGCGGGCCTCCGTCATGTCGGAACTGCCGCGCCTGCTCGACCGGCTCGACTCCTCCGGCCGCTATGCGCTGTTCAAGCTGGCGACCGGGGGAATGCGCGTGGGTGTTTCGGCGCGGCTCGCCAAGGTCGCCTTCGCCGAACGCTTCGATGTGCCGGTGGAGAAGGTGGAGGAATATTGGCACGCGCTGGAGCCGCCCTTTACCCCGCTGTTCGACTGGGCCGCGCGCGGTGCGCCGGCGCCCGATACGGCGAACATGCCGCTGTTCCGCCCCTTCATGCTCGCGCATCCGCTGGAGGATGGCACGGAGGTGGACCTTTCCGACTATGTGGCGGAATGGAAATGGGACGGCATCCGCGTGCAGCTGGTCCATCTGGGCGGGGAGACGCGCGCCTATTCCCGCTCGGGCGATGACATCACCCATACCTTTCCCGAAATGGCGGAGGCGCTGCGCATCCCCGCGGTGCTCGACGGCGAATTGCTGGTGCGCGGCAGCCATCAGGGCGGGGAAGAGGGCGGCGCGGCCAGCTTCAATGCGCTGCAGCAGCGGCTGGGCCGCAAGACCGTGAGCAAGGCCATGCTGGCCGAGGCGCCGGCCTTCGTCCGCCTGTATGACATATTGCTGCTGGAAGGGGAGGATCTGCGGCCCCTGCCCTGGGCCGATCGCCGCGCGGTGCTGGAAACGCTGCTGCCGCGCCTGCCCGAGGAGCGGTTTGATCTCTCTGCCACGATTGCGGCCGCGTCGTGGGAACAGCTGGCGGCGCTGCGCGAAGGCGCGCGCGACGATGCCATCGAAGGGCTGATGCTGAAGCGGCGGGACAGCCCCTATGTCGCCGGGCGCAAGACCGGGCTGTGGTACAAGTGGAAACGCGATCCGCTGCTGGTGGATTGCGTGCTGATGTATGCGCAGCGGGGGAATGGCAAACGCTCCAGCTTCTATTCGGACTACACATTCGGCTGCTGGGCCGGCGATCCGGATGAAGGCGCCGAACTGTTGCCTGTAGGAAAGGCCTATTCGGGATTTACCGACGAGGAACTGAAGCGGCTGGACCGCCATGTGCGGCAGAACACCGTCAATCGCTTCGGCCCGGTGCGCGAGACGGATCGTAGCCTGGTGTTCGAAGTGGCGTTCGATTCGGTCCACGCCAGCAAGCGGCACAAGTCCGGCCTCGCCATGCGCTTCCCGCGCATTCACCGCATCCGCTGGGACAAGCCGGCGCATGAGGCGGACCGGATCGAGACGCTGCAGGCACTGATCCGCGACTGA
- the hemB gene encoding porphobilinogen synthase encodes MTASYPATRMRRSRATAWSRAMHRENILTPADLIWPLFVTEGQGVEEPVGSLPGVSRWSLDGIAARAKEAVALGIPCLALFPNTPGSLRSDSGEEALNPDNLMCRAIRAIRDACGEGIGVLTDVALDPYTAHGQDGLLDDAGYVVNDDTVAVLVDQAVNQAEAGADIVAPSDMMDGRVRAIRMALEMGGHHNVQIMSYAAKYASAFYGPFRDAVGSGGLLKGDKKSYQMDPANGSEALREVAMDIAEGADSVMVKPGLPYLDVVARVKDRFDVPVFAYQVSGEYAMIEAAAAAGAGDREALVLETLMAFKRAGCAGVLTYHAPLAARLLNG; translated from the coding sequence ATGACAGCTTCCTATCCCGCAACGCGCATGCGCCGCAGCCGCGCCACGGCCTGGAGCCGGGCGATGCACCGCGAAAACATCCTTACCCCGGCCGACCTGATCTGGCCGCTCTTCGTCACCGAAGGGCAGGGCGTGGAGGAACCGGTGGGCTCGCTTCCAGGGGTCTCGCGCTGGTCCCTTGATGGGATCGCTGCCCGGGCGAAAGAGGCCGTGGCGCTGGGCATTCCCTGCCTCGCGCTGTTCCCCAATACGCCGGGCTCGCTGCGCTCTGACAGCGGGGAGGAAGCGCTCAACCCCGACAATCTCATGTGCCGGGCGATCCGGGCCATTCGCGACGCCTGTGGCGAGGGAATCGGCGTGCTCACAGACGTCGCGCTCGATCCCTATACGGCGCATGGGCAGGATGGCCTGCTGGACGATGCGGGCTATGTGGTGAATGACGATACGGTGGCCGTGCTGGTGGATCAGGCGGTCAACCAGGCGGAGGCGGGGGCGGACATCGTCGCGCCTTCCGACATGATGGACGGGCGGGTGCGGGCAATCCGCATGGCGCTGGAAATGGGTGGGCACCACAACGTCCAGATCATGAGCTATGCGGCCAAATATGCCTCGGCCTTCTATGGCCCGTTCCGTGATGCGGTGGGCTCCGGCGGGCTGCTGAAGGGCGACAAGAAGAGCTATCAGATGGACCCCGCCAACGGCTCTGAGGCACTGCGCGAGGTGGCGATGGACATCGCCGAGGGCGCGGACAGCGTGATGGTGAAGCCCGGCCTGCCCTATCTCGACGTGGTGGCCCGGGTGAAGGACCGGTTCGACGTTCCGGTGTTCGCTTATCAGGTCAGCGGCGAATACGCGATGATCGAGGCCGCTGCTGCTGCTGGCGCGGGTGATCGGGAGGCCCTCGTGCTGGAAACGCTGATGGCGTTCAAGCGGGCGGGTTGCGCGGGTGTGCTCACCTATCATGCGCCGCTCGCGGCGAGGCTTCTGAATGGCTGA